The genomic stretch GCGGGGTCAGCCCGCGATGCCTTGGCTAAGGCTGTGTATGACCGGACCTTTACCTGGTTGGTGGAGAAAATTAACCGATCGCTTGCTCTCAAGGTACATTCACTGTTCTTATAATGATGTGGGACGTGATTTGTAGAGTCTCTTAATGGTAATATGGTCCTGTGTCACTGCACGATGTGTATTTCTGGAGCAGGATGAAGTCTACCACAGCAGTAAAGGCTCCTCAGTTATAGGACTCCTGGACATCTATGGCTTTGAGGTCCTTCAGCACAACAGGTATGGGCATTATCCTTTTTGCTTTCCCTCTCGCTCTTCAAACTCCTTATCTTGGAACACCTATTACGCTACAGCTTGATTATTGTTCATACTTGGATCGGCACTCATACTTATGCCTTCATTTTTTATAAATATCGTCTTTAGTTTTGATATCCTAACTTCATGCTTAGTTCTTGCTTAAATTTCTTCTCTTACCCTGCtgtgtacatgtatatatgtgtaacAGAGCAATGTGCAAAGCCAAATTCCTCATATATGAACATGCTTGGCCAATAAATCTGGCTTGCACTCTGCAAACAGCTATCGTGAACTTGGGTCTGTCTTTCCCCTGTGGTTCTCCCTACAGTTTTGAACAGTTCTGTATCAACTACTGCAATGAGAAGCTCCAGCAGCTCTTTATTGAGCTCACTCTCAGGTCTGAGCAGGAGGAGTATGAGACAGAGGGCATCATGGTGAGTCTGGCCACGACATCGGTCGAAACAAATCTGGTCCGACACCATTAATGCTACAGTATCGCAAATATTTTCAGGCGCTAGTATGAGAGCTCTcatacacactttattgtgttgtttttttttagtgggAGACGGTGAAGTACTTTGACAACAAGATCATCTGTGATCTGATTGAGGAAAAGCACAAAGGCATCATCTCCATCCTGGTACAGGCTACAAATTGTTGAGAGTTTTTACTTTAGATGTAGTGAACGTCACCTCTGTTGCTATACAGATAAAGATAAATGGTGTGGCTGTCTTTCAGAATGAAGAGTGTCTGCGCCCAGGGGAGGCCTGTGACGTCTCCTTTTTAGAGAAATTGGAGGACTCTCTGGGAGGCCATGCCCACTTTGTCACGTAGGCTCCATAtctctcactcacttgctcacttacacatgcgcacacacgcgcacacacgcgcacacacgcgcacacacacacacacacacacacacacacacacagagcaatcaAAAACCTGCACATACCACACTGAATACTTTTGACCATGTATATGAAAAGGTTTCTTACCACAGTTACCACAGTTCCTTATTTCAGTGCACATAAGGATGATTgtttgtggcgtgtgtgtgtgtgtgtgtgtgtgtgtgcgtgcgtgcgtgtgtgcgtgtgtgtgcgtgtgtgtgtgcgtgtgtgtgtgtttgtcagtcacAAGTTGGCGAATGGGAAGACTCGCAGGGTAATGAGCAGAGAAGAGTTCAGGCTGCTACATTATGCCGGAGAGGTCAACTACAATGTTAGTGGTGAGCAACCAGTTCAACCAAGAGTGGAGCAGGACATGATTCCTTATCAGTGCTTAAATGCTTTCAGCAATGCGTTTTAACAACACACTGGTCACTTTAGAGCCAAATTTCCATTTTCCCTTTTACTCAGGTTTTCTGGACAAGAACAACGATTTGCTCAACAGGACCCTGAAAGAGGTGAGGCTGGGGAGAAGAAATAAGACAAGGTCTCACTTTTGTAAGCCTTTATGTCTGCTTGAAATTGGACCTGCTCAGGGAAGAAATAGGGAGTTTGCTGTATTTCACGTGGTTGCGTGGTCTGGTCTCTGTTCAGGTCATGTGTCAGTCAGACAACCAGATCCTCAGTAATTGCTTCCGCAGAGAGGAAGTGATAGACCAGAAAAGACCTGAGATGGTGAGAtgtccattttctctctctctcactctcatatacacatacatacatatacaaatgCAAAAAGCTCTAACACTTTCCTCTACTTCATCTCTGACCCTTTACAGGCTGCCACACAATTTAAGAATAGCCTGAACAAGCTAATGGAGATCCTCATGTCCAAAGAGCCATCCTATGTACGCTGCATTAAACCTAATGATGCCAAGCAGCCAGGTGCACTTCCTTACATAAAATATATTGAAATACACAATCTGCTGagacatacactatatggacaaaagtattgggcaCCTGGCCATTACAACTACAGGagattttatgacatcccattctaaatccataggcattaatatggagttgcccccccccccttttttttgcagctataacagcttccactcttctgggaaggctttccacaagattttggtgcgtgtctgtgggaatttttgcccgttCATCCAGAAaaacatttgtgaggtcaggcactgatgttggatgagaagacctggctcgcaatctccattctagttcatcccaaaggtgttcgacggggttgaggtcagggctttgtgcaggccagtcaagttcttccacaccaaactcacccaaccatgtcttaatggaccttgctgtGTGCACTGGGGCACCGTCAAGCTgggacagaaaagggccctccccaaactgttgccacaaagttggaagcatagaattgtccaaaatgtcttggtatgctgaagcattaagatttcccttcactgaatcaaacacctgaattcaatgattaagaggtgtgtcccaatacttttgtccatatagtgcatACATGAGGTGTGTGCACAGATTTGTGCCACAAGTGTGCCATGGTACAACACTGAACAATGTTCTCCTTCATCAGGGCGGTTTGAGGAAGTGCTGGTTCGACACCAGGTAAAGTACCTGGGTCTGATGGAGAACCTGAGGGTCAGGAGAGCCGGCTTTGCCTACAGGCGTCGATACGAAGCCTTCCTACAGAGGTGACTAACTTTCTTGCGTGcctgtgtgactgactgagtggatGTAATTAGTCTCTTCTCGGTGGGGAACCTCTGGTTTTTAAAATTATATGTGTTGTTAGATATAAGCCCCTGTGTCCGGAAACGTGGCCCAACTGGCATGGCAGACTGGTGGATGGTGTGTCCATGCTCGTCCAACACCTGGACTACAAACCAGAGGAGTACAAACTGGGCAGGTACCGTACTGACTGAAATAGAGGGGTTTCGTAGAGGTAGTGCCACGTTGCCCGCTGGAACCCACACGCCCACCAGTATTGGCACACTTAAGGGATATGATCATGAAACCACCCATAGTAGCTACTTGTATGCACTCATCATTGGCACTGTAATACACCTGGGGTAAAAATGGTTACAAAACTATTAGACAGCATTTACTGGAATGATTGCCTATTCTCTGCAGGTCCAAAATCTTCATTCGCTTCCCAAAAACTCTGTTTGCTACTGAAGATGCACTAGAAGCCAAAAAACCAGAAATTGGTGAGTAATTGTGATGATCGTCTGTGCTGCTAAGTAGGGGATTTCAAATCAAAATAGTAAAATTTATACAACAAAGTAATGACTCACGGTCACTGTCTTCCCTCAGACAAACAGTAGCATGAGTATAAATGTGGTCGGACCCCCCACCCACACCACCTACCCCTTTCTTTGTGTTTCAGTTTTAACCCTTCAGACTGCATGGAGAGGCTACAGAGAGTGGGCCAAGTACCAACACATCAGACGTGCAGGTCAGAACCACTGTTATTTTTGAGTCATTCTCTGAGTCATTTTCTCTGAATGCACTGGCTGAGATCCTGGAACACGCCTGCTACGGAAGTGAAACTATAGTATATGTTATGAAAGAATACAAACGACAAACACACTGTTGAACGACCAAAGCCAAAGGAGTATTCAGTTTATTTTAACATGAAGCTATGGCCTAGTGCCAAAAATATAAAAGTGCAAAAAGTGACCTAGCACAAACATTTTGGTTGTCAAATATGTATCATCAATGTCAGGATTATAATGTTCAACTTGTCTGCAGATCCAAAGTGAATCTGAGATCTCATGGAAAACACAGAAACTGTCAAAGAGTGAACAGGGTTTTCACTTGCTTTTTtgtgttaattctgttcttaattttgAATTCTATTTTAATTGTAGTTATAGTTCTCacattttgtaatttttttttttactcttcatGGATATTCATTTTCAGTTTGGGTAGTAGTGCCTGTTTTGCAtgcatgtggggaaaaaaaacctctttTGATGGCCATCAATAGTTTGAAACTTGTCAAAAGAATCAAATTTGAGTTTTGACAAGTTGGCAATAATTTAGTCAATCATTGTTCACTGTGTTTAGTTTTGGTTCACTTATTAATCAGTCCAAGTTTCTATCATAGTTTTAGAAAACCAAAATACAATTATGTGACATCGCAGTACTATTCCAATTAAGCCAATGAGCTCTCAATAGCGAGATTGCAAATTGTAACACAACTCTAATGTCCAATCAAACTAATGATGAACACCTAAATTATATCAATGTTGTATATAAAAATACTGTCAAAAAACCTTCTCATTTCAGTCTGCCTTGGAATTGCTGTGTAAAGGCTGCAAAGGTTTTAACAATTTATCTGTATGCATGTCTAGTGATAGTGATCCAGTCTGCATGGCGGGGGACAAAAGCACGCAGACGGGCCAAGAGGCGCCGACAGGCAGCTGAGTTAATACGCAGGTGCAGAAATGATACTCCttcattgctgtgtgtgtgtgtgtgtgtgtgtgtgtgtgtgtgtgtgtgtgtgtgtgtgtgtgtttgtgcatgcatgtttgctaCTGCATTTTGTGTACGTAGTTTCATGTTGATCCCTCTACCCTGCCTTTGCTTCGCAGGTTCATTAAAGGCTTCATCCACCGTCATGAGGACTACAGCTCTGAAAATGATTACTTCCTGGACCACGTGCGGTTTTCCTTCCTCATGAAGCTGCGCAAGAACCTGCCCAAGAGTGTCCTGGACAAAGGCTGGCCCACACCCCCGCCTTCCCTCATTGAGGTACAAACGGTATCTCAGTTCAGGTTCACCCAGAAGATTCACGTGTCTTCATCTTCATTACTTATTCGGTCATTGCTAAGCAAAAGTCATTGAAATGCTTGTTGTCTGTGATTATATCAATGAGGAGTCTATGTTGTCAACTCCATGGGATTCCATGGGGTCCTATAGGCATCAGATCATCTGCGGAGGCTGCATATGCAAAACATCGTGTTGAAGTATTGCAGGAGCATCTTGCCTGAGTGGAAGAAGCAGGTAGGCTGGTTGCTGATTCTGTGGCCTCCTTCGCACCAAACAAAGCAACTCTcctgttctttttttccccccctttttatttGTTATGTTTTCATGCTGTCCCCCTTAATCTTGCTTATTTTTCCTTTTCTGCAGTTGGAACAGAAGGTTGTAGCTAGTGAGATCTTCAAAGAGCAGAAAGACAGCTACCCTCGGAGTGTTGCTAAGCTGTTTTTGGGTTCCAGGCTTGGTATGTGAGCACACATGGATGCATGCtcgtgtgcacacatacacacacaaacacaaagactcACACAATATTGTACTTTTGGTGGAATGAACTTCCCACTGATGTCagcacagcggagtcgctgcccatcgttCGACACAGGttaaaaactcacctctttaagaattactaccctgttacttgttcttagcacttattgtattaactcatttaaaaacaaaaacaaaaaacctctttcttgcacttttactttagcactggttttgctcttagatgcttgtttagatgcacttatgacctctgatgactagtagttctcctgatttcctacgttaaatgcacttattgtaagtcgctttggataaaagcattggctaaatgactgtaatgtaatgtaatacttAAATCATAACTCCATCGAGAAAAATAAATCTCACACAACATTCAgagattttcttttctttgtgtagaaAGTGAGCAGATCAACCTCAAAGTTATACAGACTCTTGGCAATGACAAAGTCCAGGTAGGTTTGAATGTGGTTTGAGCTGGACCATTATTGTATGACTTTGCATAAAATCTTGTTCTTTATTTTATGCCATGCTTACATCTCGCCTGCTCTTCCTCAGTATGGTGTTTTGGTCACAAAGTATGACAGGAGGGGTTTCAAGGCCCGCCCTCGTCAGCTGCTCCTCACTGGCTCCTTTGCCATACTGGTAGACAAAACTAAAATAAAGCAGAGGATTGACTACAATGCTCTGAGAGGTGAGACCGGGCCTGAGTAAAGCAGATGGACCATTAGGAAAAATATTGCGTCATCAAATGTCTTGCCCATGAATGTGCTCTGTGTGATAAGGCTACCATTTCTGTTTCACAGATATCTCCGTGAGTTCACTCAGTGATGGGATGTTTGTTCTGCATGTACACAATGAGGACAACAAGCAGAAGGTAGGATACCTGGTCACGCTCACAAACTCCAGATGATACGGAGACACTGTCTATAAGCTCGCCCTGTGTCTCCTTGCAGTGGGATGCGGTGCTCCACTGTGATCATGTGATTGAGGCTGTGACAAAATTAGCCATGATGTCAGGCAGGGTCAACCACGTCAACATCAGCCAGGGCAGGTAGGGCTACGTTTGATTGCCATTTCCATGATAATGTTGAAACGGCCAGGTCACCTACCTTATGGTCCTAAATCCACCAGTCTTCTAAAAAACTTTCACCACTTTTTTTTACACCCTGCCCCCATCTCCTTTTTATTTGTCTGGTACGCAGTATTAGGTTTGCTGTGTCTCGGGGAAAGGAAGGGATTGTTGATTTTATCCGAGGCTCAGAGCTGAAGGTGGCCAAAGGCAGGAAAGGACATCTGCTCGTGGTGAGTCAAGGGCCTGCTCTgatgtcatggggggggggggcacgaaagTTTGCAGTGGGGGAGGAGGGATGGAATGGAGGGAAGATGAAGGAAAAGGTCGAGGTAAATAAAACATTATATATGTGGAGACTCAGCACCCATCCTGAGTCCTGTTTGTGTATTCAGCTCTGCAAACTCTTCAGTCATTTCAATCTGATCACTTTGCAGACTGCCCCTGGGCTTGGCGACACATGACTGTAGGAAACGGCGACCAAATGGGACATCTTTCTGAGAACCAGTCTTGCTGTAATCCTGTTTTACCTAACCCAGAGGATTCTATCTCAGAAGATGTCATTGTGAAGTGTTTGTTCCCTCCAGATAGTATACCATGACCATACACGGCATACTCAAGTGCAAGAAGATTTTTATTCTCTCCTTTACCACTCTATGTACCTATTGATTCAAACTGCGTTATCATTTATACCTT from Lampris incognitus isolate fLamInc1 chromosome 8, fLamInc1.hap2, whole genome shotgun sequence encodes the following:
- the LOC130117208 gene encoding unconventional myosin-Ic-like, with protein sequence MRYQGREVGAEGRVRLVMESALTARDRVGVQDFVLLENYTSEAAFIENLRRRFRENLIYTYIGSVLVSVNPYKELEIYSKQHMGRYRGVSFYEIAPHIYALSDNTYRAMRTERKDQCILISGESGAGKTEASKKILLYYTVTCPANEHMASLGDCLLQSNPVLEAFGNAKTLRNDNSSRFGKYMDVQFDFKGAPVGGHILNYLLEKSRVVHQNHGERNFHIFYQLLDGGEDELLKTLDLERNPQNYQYLVKGNCPRVSSINDKNGWKAVRKALPIIGFSDGEVQELLNIVASILHLGNIQFGEGQDGETHITTETQIRNLTKLLGVDDLTLREALTNKKLIAKGEEMISPLNFEQAGSARDALAKAVYDRTFTWLVEKINRSLALKDEVYHSSKGSSVIGLLDIYGFEVLQHNSFEQFCINYCNEKLQQLFIELTLRSEQEEYETEGIMWETVKYFDNKIICDLIEEKHKGIISILNEECLRPGEACDVSFLEKLEDSLGGHAHFVTHKLANGKTRRVMSREEFRLLHYAGEVNYNVSGFLDKNNDLLNRTLKEVMCQSDNQILSNCFRREEVIDQKRPEMAATQFKNSLNKLMEILMSKEPSYVRCIKPNDAKQPGRFEEVLVRHQVKYLGLMENLRVRRAGFAYRRRYEAFLQRYKPLCPETWPNWHGRLVDGVSMLVQHLDYKPEEYKLGRSKIFIRFPKTLFATEDALEAKKPEIVLTLQTAWRGYREWAKYQHIRRAVIVIQSAWRGTKARRRAKRRRQAAELIRRFIKGFIHRHEDYSSENDYFLDHVRFSFLMKLRKNLPKSVLDKGWPTPPPSLIEASDHLRRLHMQNIVLKYCRSILPEWKKQLEQKVVASEIFKEQKDSYPRSVAKLFLGSRLESEQINLKVIQTLGNDKVQYGVLVTKYDRRGFKARPRQLLLTGSFAILVDKTKIKQRIDYNALRDISVSSLSDGMFVLHVHNEDNKQKWDAVLHCDHVIEAVTKLAMMSGRVNHVNISQGSIRFAVSRGKEGIVDFIRGSELKVAKGRKGHLLVTAPGLGDT